A stretch of DNA from Chroogloeocystis siderophila 5.2 s.c.1:
GTTACCGATGCCTCAGTGCATGATTCTCAAGAGTTGGGCAACTTATGGGACGACGACAACGAAGCCGATACCCTGTAGGCAGACAGTGCCTATCGTTGTGAGGCAACTGAGGCAGTGCTGGAGTTAATGGGCTTTGAGAGTCAAATTCATCCGCGAGGCTATCGCAATCACCCTCTGATCCAAGAGCAAAAACAGTCCAATCGAGACAAATCCAAAACTCGTGCCAGAGTGGAACATGTCTTTGGCAGTTGGGTGATGCAGATGGGAGGTAAATTAGTGCGTTCTATTGGTTTAGCACGGGCTCAGGCATCTCTAGGGTTGAAGAATTTGACCTACAACTTCATGCGTTATATGTTTTTACAGACTCAGAGCGTCTGTTAGGGCAGTCGATGCACGGTGAAATTGATTCCATTGCGTCTCTTGGAGCTGTATGTTGCAGTTTGCTTCACAATTGCTTGGTCAATTCATTGCCTGTTGTCTTATCTGAGATCCCCATCTGCCCAAAAACTAATTTATCGAGGTTCCCTTTATAAAGATCTCTGATCATCTCTTTCCTCTGTGACCTTCGTGTCTCTGTGGTTCGTTAAAAAATACTGTTAACAAACAATTTTGATGTATAAAATTTCTTTTAATTTCTACCCATTTACATCCTTTAGCAACCCCAATAATTCCGCTTCAGACAAACAAGTAACCCCTAATTGTTGTGCCTTCTCCAACTTAGAACCAGCAGCTTCCCCAACAACAACATAATCCGTTTTTTTACTCACAGATTCTGTCACTTTACCACCTGCATTTTGAATTAAAGCTTTAGCCTCGTCGCGTTTTAAGGTCGGCAATGTCCCTGTAATCACAAAAGTTTTACCACTAAGAAGACTCGCCTCAACAGCCGATGTTGTGATTTCTTGAGCTAATTGTAAGCCAGCAGTTTGCAACCGTTTGATTAAAACTTGATTTGCCGGAATGCGGAACCACTGATGCACCGACTGCGCAATTTCAGCACCAATACCATACACTGCGGCGATATCTTCAGGAGTTGCAGCAGCTAACTTTTCTACAGTTGGAAAATGCTGCGTTAAAGTCTGCGCATTCACACTACCCACATGACGAATACCTAGTCCGTATAATACCCTTGACCAAGGTTGCAATTTTGAGTGCGCGATCGCAACCACTAATTTTTCCGCCGATTTTTTCCCCATGCGTTCGAGTGACTGTAACTGCGTAGCGGTTAAATCGTACAAGTCAGCAACCGACTGCACAAGAGCGCGATGTACAAGTTGTTGTACCAGCTTTTCGCCCATACCGTTAATATCCATTGCATCGCGGCTGACCCAGTGTTCAATCGCCCCTTTAAGAATTGCGGGACACGAAGCATTGACGCACCGCGTGACCGCTTCACCTTCAGGGCGAATCACAGGTTGACTGCATACCGGACAATAGGTTGGCATCTGAAAAGGTACAGTATTATCAGGACGTAGTTCTTTTAAAACGCGCACCACTTCAGGAATAATTTCACCAGCCTTGCGCACAATCACGGTATCGCCAACGCGAATATCGAGTTGCGCGACGCGATCGCTATTATGTAACGTCGCCCGTGATACAGTCGTTCCCGCTAATTCCACAGGACGCATTTCAGCAAGTGGCGTTAATGCACCAGTTCGCCCGACATTAACAGCAATATTTTCGACGCGCGTCGGGGCTTCTTCCGCTGGATACTTAAGCGCGATTGCCCAACGCGGAAATTTTTGTGTAAAGCCCAATTGTTCTTGCAGCGCAAACGAGTTAATTTTGACGACGACACCATCAGTCATGTATGGTAAATTCAACCGTTCTGTATCCCAATACTTGTAATAAGCGGCAACTTCCTGAATTGAAGGACACAGTTCGCGATTAGGATTTACGCGAAACCCCATATTCTGCAATAATTCCAAGGCTTCCCATTGCGTGCGCGCAATGCTTGCATCATCCATTCCTGGAATATGTAACGTATAAGCAAAAAAATCAAGTCGTCGCTGTGCCACAATTCGCGAATCGAGTTGGCGTAACGTTCCGGCGGCTGCATTGCGCGGATTAGCAAACAACTGTTCTCCTGCATCGCGCCGTTCCTGATTAATTTGTTGAAATACCTCTAATGGTAAAAAAGCCTCGCCGCGTACTTCCACACGGCTGGGGGGATTTTCTAAATTCAACCGTAAGGGAATCGCGCGAATTGTCCGCACGTTTTGCGTAATGTCTTCTCCTACAATTCCATCACCGCGCGTCGCCCCGCGTACAAGAATGCCATTTTCATAAGTTAAAGCTAAAGCGGAACCATCGATCTTCAGTTCGCACACGTACTCTGCGGATTCTACCTTAGGGGCGTGACGCTTCCAGCGTTCTTGCCAAACTTTCAATTCATCGATATTAAACGCATTTTCTAGACTATAGAGCGGTACATTATGGCGTACTGAGGAAAATTGAGTCGCAGGTTTTTCCCCGACGCGCTGTGTTGGACTATCCGGTGTAATGAACTGCGGATACTGAGATTCTAGCTGTTGTAATTCGCGGTAAAGCTGGTCATAAACGGCATCCTCCATGATCGGATCGTCTAACACGTAGTAGGCGTAGCTTGCTTTTTGTAGCAATTGCCGTAGTTCTACAATGCGTTGTTGTTTAATTTCTGATGCCGGTGGTTGCATAGAACTTTTCCCTTACCGATTGAAATCTCAAGTTTTAGTTTAGCTTCCACGTTTTGAGAATCTGATTGCCCTTCCTCTTCGCAAGCTACTACAAGCTACTACTATAATTAGATGATGAAAATTACACTGCGAAATTCCTAGCAATATTTTCATACGCAGTATCATCTAATTGTTGATAATTATTGCTCTACGACTTCTCACACACCTTTTAACAAAAAATCAAGTATCCTGCTAGATAGCAAAAATGGACAGGTGTGAATCATGAAGGTTTGGCTAGCTTGCTTTGTACTTTTATTTGCTCTCGCTGAGCTTTTTCAATGGATGAAGCAGTTTTCGCTACCGTTGCCGATTTATATTTTGGGTGGTGCGTTTTTAGCGATCGCATCTAACTACGACAAACTTGGCGGTTTACGTTGGCTATCGCATGATCGCGCGTTCATCAATTCTGCAAGTCAACCTTCTATCACTCAATCAACTGCACAGCCGTTGCAATCAGTATCGTTTACTACAGTGCCCGCTGCTGAACAAATGCAACCGTGCACAAAAGAGAGTAAATAGTATGATTACTTGCCACGCTGCTGCACCAATAAATAAACAAAGTAAGGCGCACCAATAACCGCAGTGACAATTCCACAAGGAATTTCAATCGGGGCAAATAGCGTACGTCCGATTAAATCTGCGACAACAACAAGCATCGCCCCCATCACGCCAGCAACGGGAAGTAGCCCACCATGAGTTGCACCTACTAACTGACGTGCCATATGCGGAGCCATTAAACCCACAAAACCAATCGCGCCTGCTGTCGCCACCGCAGATCCAGCGAGTGCGGTACTAATCAGCAACAACCAGCCGCGTTGCCACTCAATGTGACAGCCTAATCCTGTCGCAATTTCGTCACCTAAAGCTAAAGCGTTGAGTTGGCGAGTCTTGACTAAAGCAAGCGGCAAAAATACAATAAGCCAGGGTAAAAAAGCAAAAACCTGCTCCCAACTGCGTCCGTAAACACTTCCTGCTAACCACACTAAAGCTTGACTGACGCTGTTAATCTCACCAAAAGTCGTAATTACACTTGTGCAAGCACCAATGACCGTCGCAATTCCGACACCGATTAAAATCAACCGCAACGGCGAACTGCCTCCTTCCCATGCTAAAAAGTAAATGAGCAACGAAACCGCCAAAGCACCGCCAAACGCAGAGATGGGCAAGAATCCCACAGGAACACTAGGAAATAATACAATCAAACTCACCGCCGCTAAACTCGCGCCAGCATTAACGCCAATGATCCCAGGATCGGCAAGTGGGTTACGCGTGATTCCTTGCATAATTGCACCAGAAATTGCTAAGGCTAGTCCTACTAAACTTGCAACTAAAGTCCGCGGTAATCGCAGCGTGTTAACGACAAATGTATAGTCAGAGTTTTCTTCTAGCCCTAACACAGTTTGAATAACTGCAAGGGGCGGGATCGGATATTCCCCGTACGCAACGCTAGCAATCATTGCGATTAGCGTCACAAGTAACAAAAGTAACAATACAGTCAAAACGCGTTGCTTGACGCGTAGCGATAGCGGTAGCGATCGCGAACGAATCCGTAGTGTATTTTGCTTCATTTACTAACTTTCATCCGAGCAAGATAAACAAAGAAGGGCGCGCCTACTAATGCTGTCACAATTCCTACTGGCAATTCTTGGGGTCGAATGACGAGTCGCGCAACGACATCCGAAGCAAGCAGGAGGATTGCACCAAATACCGCACTATACGGCAAAATCCAACGATAATCTACCCCAATGAGTAAGCGCACAATGTGGGGGACAACTAAGCCAACAAATCCAATCGGTCCTGCGGCGGCAACTGCACTTCCTGCTAATAACAATACTGCTACTGCCGCTGCGATTTTGACCCAAGCCGTTTTTTGACCCAAACCTTTCGCCACATCTTCACCCAGGTTGAGAATATTGATTTGGCTTGCTAAGGCAAGAGCAAGTACCAGACCTATGACGATATAGGGTAGCACTTGCGCAATAATTGCATAATCGCGACCAGCAACCGAGCCTGCTAACCAAAACCGAATTTCATCAAGCGTGCGTTGGCTAATAATCAAAATGCCTGTTGTTAGCGCTGAAAGTAAAGCGGCAATGGCTGCACCAGCAATCGTTAAATTCAGCGGCGTAAGTCCTCCACGCCCCAGCGAACCCAAAAGGTAAACACTAACCGCACTCGTACCTGCGCCGAGAAACGCACACCACACATAAAAACTCGGTTCAGAAGTTCCAAAAATAAAGATCGCCACCACAACGGCGATCGCTGCACCCGCATTAATTCCCAAAATTTCGGGATCTGCCAAAGGATTGTGGCTAATACCTTGCATAATCGCTCCAGCAATCGCCGTCGCCGCACCAACAAGAATTGCGAGTAGCGATCGCGGTATGCGCACTGTGCGAATAATCAAATGTTCGGTTGAACCATCAAAAACAGCGATCGCCTCATAAATTGTTTTGAGTGAAATGTCTGCTGCGCCCAAAGCAATACTGATAAACAGGCAAATCACTAATACTCCGATGCTCGCAATTAAACCTAGCACGGGCGATCTGCTTTTCCAATTTGATACTTCTGTCATACCTTCGTTTTGCTGCAATATCGCTGCAAAGTAATTGCAATCGCACCTTACCAGTGAGCCACTAGGGTAGGCATCGTCGAATACTACTCGCAACTTATTGCCAAATTCTATCAATAATTTGGTGGGTTTTATCCAAACTGTCGCTGCAAAATCTTCAACAGTGGTTGAGGGCGATCGCGCTTTGCCGCTTTTCTTACAAAGTAAAAAGGCTCTCATCAACATCATGTGCTAGAAGTTAAGGAGAACCGAATAGGTAGGATACTTTAAAATTTATCTTACTAAATCAACCAAAACCCTTTTTTTTGCCAATATTGTTTTTCTAAAATGTTATCTAAGCTTTGCTGCGAGATGACACATTTCTCAACCAATAATTTTCCTAAAGGTTTATTGTTGTATTGCTGCTCAAGTAAAAATTGCTCTAGCGCATTGGCGGAAATCAATTTTTCTTGAATGAGTAATTGACCAAGCTTAATTTGCTGCTCTGCTAAAACTCGATTAAGCGTCCCTTGAGACACTAATTGTTTTTCTACTAAGATTTGTCCAAGTTGTTTTTGAATGCGGCGTTGCTCAGCTAAGACAGGTTCTAGTTTGTCTTGAGAAATTAAGCCTTTACGTACTAGCATTTCGCCGAGAGCAGCTTTTTCTACTTTTCTCTCAAAAGTTTTAGTAAACATTACTAATCCTTGACTTAATTATGCTATTCAAGCGTTTTTATATAGGAAAATATTACGTTTAAGTAATTCATACAAAATTTCTTAGCAAGTACTGACAACAAGATACTTACATTTTTATGATTCCCTTTTTTGGATAGTTTGTGGTATAGAAACTATAAAGAGCAAAGTAAGACTTTGTAAGCAAAGTCTTACTAATAAAAACTAAGAATTTTTCGTAAAACGCGTTTACTAACGTATAAAGTTTTTAACTTTGATGCTGAGAAAGATAAACTTTATGGTAGTATTCTTGATACTCGTCAGACAGTAAAGGTTGCCACCAATCGCGGTGCGTGAGATACCATTCAACTGTACGACGCAATCCCTCAGCGACAGTTATTGCGGGTGTCCAGCTGAGTTGAGTTTTAATTTTAGTCGCATCAATCGCATAACGGCGATCGTGTCCTGGTCGATCCTGAACAAAAGTGATGAGTTCGCGTGCTGGACGCACTGGTAAATCAATTGCTAGTTCATCCATAATGTCACATAGCATTTGCACCAAGTCGATATTTTTAACCTCATTATTGCCACCAATGTTATAAACTTCTCCAGGTAAACCTTGATGAATGACAACACCTAAAGCTGTACAATGATCGCCTACATATAGCCAATCACGGACATTTTGTCCATCACCGTATACAGGTAGTTGTTTACCAAGCAAGCAATTGATGCACATTAAAGGAATGAGCTTCTCAGGAAACTGATAGGGACCGTAATTATTCGAGCAATTTGTAATGATTGTTGGTAGATGATAAGTATGATAGTAGGCACGTACTAAGTGATCGCTACCAGCTTTAGAAGCCGAATACGGGCTATTGGGTGCATAAGGAGTCTTTTCAGTAAATGCAGGATCGTTGGGATTAAGACTACCGTAGACTTCATCAGTAGAAACGTGAAGAAAGCGATGATGATCTGGTTGTCCACAAGTACGCCAGTGTTGTAGAAATGCTTCTAGCAGCGTGAAAGTCCCAACAACATTAGTTTGGACAAACGCAGCGGGTCCCAAAATCGAACGGTCTACATGAGATTCCGCAGCAAAATGCACAACTGTATCAATCGCCTCAGTTTGTAAAAGTTGGTCTAAAACTGTGCGATCGCAAATATTCCCTTGGAAAAAGCGAAAATTTTCTGTTGCTTCCCAACTTGCTAAGTTACTACGATTTCCTGCATAAGTTAAGGCATCTAGAACAACTACGCGGTCTTCAGGATAAGTTGTACACCAAGAATGCACAAAATTTGTACCAATAAAGCCTGCGCCTCCAGTCACCAATAGCCGCCTCGGCTGCGGAGAGTTTAATCGCTGATTCTCTGCCCTACTCACAAAATCTTCCCTTGCTCGATCGAAAATCCCAAATAGTATCACTCCTCGCGCAGCACTTGTAAAGCAGATTTCATTGCTAAAGCCATCAAACACTCAGCCTTTTTCTGATTTCTGAGCAAAGTTCCCCAAACTTGGGGAACCAGTGCGCCCTTAAGGGTTATCCCCCGTTGTAGCAAGTGGCGTAGATTTAGGGGACTGATACGAGTGCGGTTACTTAACGATTCATACATTGATTAAGCAATGCCGAAAATCAAGTTCCGATTTATGCAAGTAGTCTAAAGTTTCTGTGCTGTCTGACAGAAATGAAATCAGAATTGAGCCTGGTGTAGTCAGGATCAATTAGCAGCTATTACGCATCTGATTGTTGGGGTTGTTCTGGTGTATTTGGCGTTTCTGGAGGTTGAGCAGCGCAATTAGCTATATCGTACTGGTATTGCAAGTGGAACTGTTGATTTACTGAACTTTCACCCTTGGGAAATTCGTATGCTTGAACATATTCTTTAGCAGCCTGCTCAACACTCGCCGCCCCTTTGCGCGAAAGAAAATCAGGTCCAGAAACAATTCTACCAGCGGGATTGACAACGACTCCCAAAACTGCAACGCCTTCTAGTCCGCGATCGCAAGACTTAATCGTTTTATATATAGGTGCTTTGGTCACCACATTCGAGTAGTTTTGCTGGATGGTACTTTGACGTTTCGCCCACGCTTGCAATTGCGCATCTCTGTCACTCGTTGCAGATAGACCAGAACCCGAACCACCAGCAGTATTTGGCTCGCTACGCAATGCGGCAACAATTTGTTGTCGTCGTGTTTGTTCTGCGGTATTGTCTGGCTGAGCAGGATTAGTCGCACTAGCCGTATTTGGCTCGCTACGCAGTGCAGCGACAATTTGTTGTTGTCGTGTCTGTTCTGCCGTGTGTGGCTCTACAGGTTGTGGGTTAGTAGCAGTTTGTGGTGCAGCAGCTGCAGGTGGATTTGTCGCAGCGCGTTCCTCGCGAATTTTTTGCTGTAGTGCTAAGAGTTCCTGCTTACCGCGTTCTGGTAGTTGTTGAGGTCGAGGACCTGACTCAACAGGTTGCGTTGGGTTAACTACGGCAACTTGCTGTTGTGGTTGACTTTGGGGCTGTTGCGGCTGAACTAAATTAGGAGGTGTCGGCAGCGTTTGTGCTACTTGACTTGGTGGTACTCCCTCAGGAGAAAATGGCTCCGCTGGATTCAAGCGCATGGCTGGTAGTCCTGCATTACTCGGCTGTCGCCATTGCGGTACCGGTGGTAATAATTCTCCTGAATTGTACGTACGGTTTTGATTTTGGTTTGGTGCTGCTGCTACGGGAGGTTGGAGATTGCCGAGTGGCGGTGGTGGCGGTAGTGTATTCAGAATAGGCGGCGGTGGTGGGGCGTTGATTATAGAACCTGTAGAGAAAGCCTGTTGGCTGTTTCGGCTGGGATTGACCTTGGGTACTCCGCTTGTTGTGCGGTTACTACGTTCTGGCGATACAGGCAAAATAAACGTTTGATTAGGTCGTAACGCTTGTAAGGAGTTGCTACCTACTGGCGGTAAACCAATTGATGGCGGCAGCGCAATCGGGTCTGGTAATGGTGGCAGCGCCCCTACGGGAAATGGTGGCGGCGGAGGTAACGGCGGTAAGGGACTCTGCTGTGTGGCAAATGGTGGCAATGCTGCGGGTACTGAGGACGCTCCTGGCAGACGGCTTTGTTCTTCAGGAGTTAGCTCTACAATTCCCACAGTTCGCTGCTGAATATTTGCGGCTAATTGCGAATCGTATGGTAAAAATGGCAAAACGATCAACAGCAATCCATGAATGCCTAAGGATGCTACGGCAGCCATGCCATTGGTCGAGCGAAAGCTTTCTGGTAAAGTTCTCATCAGGGAGGCGTAGGACATGATAGCTAAAGGTACACTCGTCTCCGGATTACAAGCTAATGAC
This window harbors:
- the ligA gene encoding NAD-dependent DNA ligase LigA — its product is MQPPASEIKQQRIVELRQLLQKASYAYYVLDDPIMEDAVYDQLYRELQQLESQYPQFITPDSPTQRVGEKPATQFSSVRHNVPLYSLENAFNIDELKVWQERWKRHAPKVESAEYVCELKIDGSALALTYENGILVRGATRGDGIVGEDITQNVRTIRAIPLRLNLENPPSRVEVRGEAFLPLEVFQQINQERRDAGEQLFANPRNAAAGTLRQLDSRIVAQRRLDFFAYTLHIPGMDDASIARTQWEALELLQNMGFRVNPNRELCPSIQEVAAYYKYWDTERLNLPYMTDGVVVKINSFALQEQLGFTQKFPRWAIALKYPAEEAPTRVENIAVNVGRTGALTPLAEMRPVELAGTTVSRATLHNSDRVAQLDIRVGDTVIVRKAGEIIPEVVRVLKELRPDNTVPFQMPTYCPVCSQPVIRPEGEAVTRCVNASCPAILKGAIEHWVSRDAMDINGMGEKLVQQLVHRALVQSVADLYDLTATQLQSLERMGKKSAEKLVVAIAHSKLQPWSRVLYGLGIRHVGSVNAQTLTQHFPTVEKLAAATPEDIAAVYGIGAEIAQSVHQWFRIPANQVLIKRLQTAGLQLAQEITTSAVEASLLSGKTFVITGTLPTLKRDEAKALIQNAGGKVTESVSKKTDYVVVGEAAGSKLEKAQQLGVTCLSEAELLGLLKDVNG
- a CDS encoding FecCD family ABC transporter permease translates to MKQNTLRIRSRSLPLSLRVKQRVLTVLLLLLLVTLIAMIASVAYGEYPIPPLAVIQTVLGLEENSDYTFVVNTLRLPRTLVASLVGLALAISGAIMQGITRNPLADPGIIGVNAGASLAAVSLIVLFPSVPVGFLPISAFGGALAVSLLIYFLAWEGGSSPLRLILIGVGIATVIGACTSVITTFGEINSVSQALVWLAGSVYGRSWEQVFAFLPWLIVFLPLALVKTRQLNALALGDEIATGLGCHIEWQRGWLLLISTALAGSAVATAGAIGFVGLMAPHMARQLVGATHGGLLPVAGVMGAMLVVVADLIGRTLFAPIEIPCGIVTAVIGAPYFVYLLVQQRGK
- a CDS encoding iron ABC transporter permease encodes the protein MRAFLLCKKSGKARSPSTTVEDFAATVWIKPTKLLIEFGNKLRVVFDDAYPSGSLVRCDCNYFAAILQQNEGMTEVSNWKSRSPVLGLIASIGVLVICLFISIALGAADISLKTIYEAIAVFDGSTEHLIIRTVRIPRSLLAILVGAATAIAGAIMQGISHNPLADPEILGINAGAAIAVVVAIFIFGTSEPSFYVWCAFLGAGTSAVSVYLLGSLGRGGLTPLNLTIAGAAIAALLSALTTGILIISQRTLDEIRFWLAGSVAGRDYAIIAQVLPYIVIGLVLALALASQINILNLGEDVAKGLGQKTAWVKIAAAVAVLLLAGSAVAAAGPIGFVGLVVPHIVRLLIGVDYRWILPYSAVFGAILLLASDVVARLVIRPQELPVGIVTALVGAPFFVYLARMKVSK
- the rfbB gene encoding dTDP-glucose 4,6-dehydratase: MSRAENQRLNSPQPRRLLVTGGAGFIGTNFVHSWCTTYPEDRVVVLDALTYAGNRSNLASWEATENFRFFQGNICDRTVLDQLLQTEAIDTVVHFAAESHVDRSILGPAAFVQTNVVGTFTLLEAFLQHWRTCGQPDHHRFLHVSTDEVYGSLNPNDPAFTEKTPYAPNSPYSASKAGSDHLVRAYYHTYHLPTIITNCSNNYGPYQFPEKLIPLMCINCLLGKQLPVYGDGQNVRDWLYVGDHCTALGVVIHQGLPGEVYNIGGNNEVKNIDLVQMLCDIMDELAIDLPVRPARELITFVQDRPGHDRRYAIDATKIKTQLSWTPAITVAEGLRRTVEWYLTHRDWWQPLLSDEYQEYYHKVYLSQHQS